In the Ictalurus furcatus strain D&B chromosome 13, Billie_1.0, whole genome shotgun sequence genome, TGTAGGAAAGTAATGCCATTTCTCCAGGACCACTGGTGCAACACATTACAGTACataagactacataaagtgcaaatacccAACAGTGCAAGACAAGTGCAAGACAatgaatacacaggacaatGAACACGTGGGACAACAGAGCAGGGTTTCATGGGAAAGCTAAAAATCCTACAGTCCTGGATTTATTGGAGGATCATCTCTGAATCTTCTCACAATGTAAATGTCAGTCCGATGACTCCTACAGCGATGATCAATCCTAGTAGAACAGGCCGTACTGTAACTTCAGCGCTGTTGGTGGTTGTTAACTCTTGTAGCCCTGGTGAAAACATcataactttttaaataaaaggacGTTTTCAAAGCTGTAGATGAGAAACTGTGCAGCTTTGAACACTAAGAGGAATTTATGTGTCGGTTTGGTCTTTTCACGCTACCTGACATCACGGAGACTGACTATACAGTACATCAGTACAAACAGTACAAAGTGGGACTGCATTTTCCAATAAAAACTCAAACTAGACTGGAATGTTCCCTCAGCTCACAGGAATTATCAACAAAACCATTAGCTTTCCGTTTTCGAGGTTTTTAAGGAAGATCAGAATAAGGGATAAACTTACCTTCTACCTTCAGTAAAACAGCTCGTGGTTCTCCGTCCTGAGATTCATCATGGATCAGACACTGATATACTCCTGCATCAGACAGGCGAACTGAACCGATGTGAAGAGAGAGATCACCGTCTAGAAAGCGTTCTACTGACATCATAAATGTGCTTTCTGATGCTTCATCGGTAGTCACTGATCTGTTTGCATGAGTGTACAGCAGAACCTTTTGTCCATCTTTCTTCCATTTGACGTCTTTAACATCTTGCCGAGTGTCTCCGTAGCACGGGAGGGTGATGTTCTCCCCCTCGAAAGCCTTTACGCCCGTCGGAACTGTCGGGCAAAAACAAACCGTGTTCTTCGTTTTAGCTTTACTACTGCGCTTTTCTGTAAGAGCTACACCTGGTCCAGTGGCTGGTCAGACTTTACTACTGACACGTTAAGAGCGACATCATTTCCTGCTCATGACAGCAAGCACACTTACCAATAACTTTCAGTTTGACTTCAGTAACTGATTCTCCATTACAGCTGCACCTGTAGGAGCCGGCATCATTGTAGGCTACTGAACTGATCTTCAGGGAGAAATCTCCTCTGCTCTGATCTCCTGGTACTGCAAATCTTTTCTGATAACGCTGTTCACTGCGACACATCCGGCCTTCAGCAATCACGGCGTCGCCGGGAATGAAGCGGGTCCACCGACCCACCGGACAAGGTCCAGAGCAGGTACACGGGAAGGTGACGGGTTCATTCACTATGATTTCTCTGACGATAAAGGCATGGCACTGCAGCAGCAACAGGTAAACTAATTGATCGGACAGCAAGTTAGAATAGACATTTCAACATCAGACACAATCAAGTCAGAAGAATTTCCTGTCTATCACTGATAGCTGTTTTAGTTCACTCTTTTGGAAATCATCTGGACACAGCATGGAAAAGGCTTTCAATCTTTTTCCTCCATGAGCCCCAGCCATCAACACCCCGGcgaaaaattaataaattaatctgATTTTTGCCTgttattaactgtaaaataatacaGCAGCATGGTGGTtataacaaacaataaaaaacaagacagtacattttcaataaTCTTTTCACAAGTTGCTCGTctaatctctctttctcctgaGACCATGATTGAGTCCTCTTCATCACTCTTTTGGAGTTTATGTgatgtaataaacatttttgcCTGCACGCTCTCTCGTTTCCTTGCTCGCGTGCTTGCATTTGCTAGGTCCCTTCTGTTTCAAGCCCACGCAACCTCCCTGCCCCACCCCCGCCCCCCGGCATTTACACTTCTGTTGTATCCCTCTGTAGTAAGtgtgttatacagaatgaaaaaCAGTAATACTTACCAGACATTAAAACCGACTtcattctt is a window encoding:
- the LOC128616659 gene encoding peroxidasin-like produces the protein MCRSEQRYQKRFAVPGDQSRGDFSLKISSVAYNDAGSYRCSCNGESVTEVKLKVIVPTGVKAFEGENITLPCYGDTRQDVKDVKWKKDGQKVLLYTHANRSVTTDEASESTFMMSVERFLDGDLSLHIGSVRLSDAGVYQCLIHDESQDGEPRAVLLKVEGLQELTTTNSAEVTVRPVLLGLIIAVGVIGLTFTL